A genomic window from Flavobacterium johnsoniae includes:
- a CDS encoding type I restriction endonuclease subunit R — MSNPQTKEIAFENSIEEILLDCGYVNKPNSSYAKDKALFPETIIAFIKETQSKTWEKLQSILGNNTGNQIIYDLIKWIELHGVLSTLRHGFKCYGKQLQLAYFKPSHSMNEEVLSNYNKNIFGITRQLYYSNRNPNSIDVVLSLNGIPLITLELKNPLSNQNINNAKKQYQNDRDPRELLFEFKKRTLVHFAVDTEVVEMTTRLAKEATYFLPFNKGNEGGAGNPIDFEGLSYKTGYLWKEVLQKDRLMDILGKFIHLQIEDRITEEGRKVKKETMIFPRYHQLQAVRAMIEKSLHDDVGTNYLIEHSAGSGKSNTIAWVAHRLSSLHKADNTKLFDSVVVITDRVVLDRQLQDTIYQFEHKKGVVLKINKNSKQLAEALENGVPIIITTLQKFPFVTEQLRKLEEARGDETRGLLKTKNYAILVDEAHSSQSGETAADLKEVLGGENLANEAKEKATEENEDSLVALYRNMAKRGKQKNISFFAFTATPKHKTIKLFATNGEPLHKYTMRQAIEEGFILDVLENYTSYSTFYKLVKSSEDDPKVERKKAAKALSRFMRLHPHNIAQKTEIMVEHFYQSTRHKIGGKAKAMVVTSSRLEAVRYKQSFDKIIKTKGYNIKSLVAFSGEVKDDKIPDTVYTEVEMNNGIKEKDLPENFATSEYSILLVAEKYQTGFDQPLLHTMYVDKRLSGIQAVQTLSRLNRIHPLKEDTFVLDFVNAREEIQAAFKTYHDGALLGREADPANLYRIQQELLIADIFTQEDIDKFTTIYFKPKEKQSNKDHEEMNHVLDFPVEKFRFFLKEQGEEAELWRGKIIAYKNLYAFLSQIIPYQDSDLEKLFVYLRHLSNKLPKRNTGPNYSFDDTIRLEYYRLQKISEGSISLNIDKYYKLDGPTDVASGMVREEHVPFSRIVDVVNTRFGTDFTQADQYFFDQIVESAIQNEDIIIAAQANPQDKFTLMFKSILQQLFIERIDQNEDIFARYMEEKDFNKTVTELLAKEAFNKINKLYNE, encoded by the coding sequence ATGAGTAATCCCCAAACTAAAGAAATAGCATTTGAAAATAGCATAGAAGAGATATTATTAGATTGTGGCTATGTAAATAAGCCAAATTCCTCATATGCAAAGGACAAAGCGTTATTTCCTGAAACTATTATTGCATTTATAAAGGAAACACAATCTAAAACATGGGAGAAGTTACAGTCTATTTTGGGTAATAATACTGGGAATCAAATTATTTATGACCTAATCAAATGGATTGAGCTTCATGGCGTACTATCAACTTTGCGTCATGGTTTTAAATGTTATGGCAAACAATTACAATTAGCGTATTTTAAACCTTCCCATTCTATGAATGAAGAGGTTTTATCGAATTACAACAAGAACATATTTGGTATTACACGTCAATTATATTACAGCAACCGTAATCCAAATTCAATTGACGTTGTTTTAAGTCTTAATGGTATTCCCTTGATTACATTAGAGCTCAAAAATCCATTATCAAATCAGAATATTAATAATGCTAAGAAGCAATATCAAAATGATCGTGATCCTCGTGAATTGCTATTTGAATTTAAGAAAAGAACCTTAGTACATTTTGCTGTCGATACCGAGGTAGTTGAAATGACAACTCGTTTAGCAAAAGAAGCAACTTATTTTCTTCCTTTTAATAAAGGAAATGAGGGAGGCGCTGGTAATCCTATTGATTTTGAAGGATTAAGTTATAAGACGGGATACCTTTGGAAAGAGGTATTACAAAAAGATCGTTTAATGGATATTTTAGGTAAATTTATCCATTTGCAAATTGAAGACAGAATAACTGAAGAAGGAAGAAAAGTCAAAAAAGAAACTATGATTTTTCCTCGTTATCATCAGTTACAAGCAGTTCGAGCCATGATCGAAAAATCGTTACATGATGATGTGGGAACCAATTATTTGATTGAACATTCGGCAGGTAGCGGTAAAAGTAATACAATTGCCTGGGTAGCTCATCGTTTGTCTTCGTTGCACAAAGCTGACAATACCAAGTTATTTGATTCAGTAGTTGTAATTACAGATCGTGTTGTGTTAGACAGACAATTACAAGATACTATTTATCAATTTGAGCATAAAAAGGGAGTCGTTTTAAAAATAAATAAAAATTCAAAACAATTAGCTGAAGCATTAGAAAACGGAGTACCTATAATTATAACTACATTACAAAAATTTCCGTTTGTTACAGAACAATTACGAAAATTAGAAGAGGCACGAGGTGATGAAACGAGAGGTTTATTAAAGACCAAAAATTACGCCATTTTGGTAGATGAAGCACATAGTTCTCAATCGGGTGAAACGGCAGCTGATTTAAAAGAAGTTTTAGGAGGTGAAAATTTAGCTAACGAAGCTAAGGAAAAAGCTACTGAAGAAAATGAAGATAGCTTGGTTGCTTTATATCGTAATATGGCGAAACGAGGTAAACAAAAAAATATTAGTTTTTTTGCATTTACAGCAACTCCAAAACATAAAACAATTAAATTATTTGCAACTAATGGAGAGCCACTTCATAAATACACTATGCGTCAAGCAATTGAAGAAGGTTTTATTTTGGACGTTTTAGAAAATTACACCTCTTATTCTACATTTTACAAGTTGGTAAAATCATCAGAGGATGATCCAAAAGTAGAACGAAAGAAAGCGGCTAAAGCATTAAGTCGCTTCATGCGTTTACATCCGCATAATATTGCTCAGAAAACAGAAATTATGGTAGAACATTTTTATCAATCGACAAGGCATAAAATTGGAGGTAAAGCAAAAGCTATGGTAGTAACTAGCTCTCGTTTAGAAGCAGTTCGATATAAACAAAGCTTTGATAAAATTATTAAAACTAAAGGCTATAATATTAAATCTCTAGTAGCTTTTTCGGGAGAAGTAAAAGACGACAAAATACCTGACACTGTTTATACTGAAGTAGAAATGAATAATGGTATAAAGGAAAAAGATTTACCTGAAAATTTTGCGACTTCAGAATACAGTATCTTATTAGTAGCAGAAAAGTATCAAACGGGATTTGATCAACCTTTGTTACATACTATGTACGTTGATAAACGATTATCAGGAATTCAAGCGGTTCAGACTTTGTCTAGATTAAATCGTATACACCCACTAAAAGAGGATACATTCGTATTAGATTTTGTCAATGCCCGAGAAGAAATACAAGCTGCTTTCAAAACTTATCATGATGGTGCTTTACTAGGTCGGGAAGCAGATCCTGCTAACTTATACAGAATCCAGCAAGAATTATTGATAGCAGATATTTTCACCCAGGAGGATATTGATAAATTTACAACAATCTACTTTAAACCTAAAGAAAAACAAAGCAACAAGGATCATGAAGAGATGAACCATGTATTAGATTTTCCAGTTGAAAAATTTCGATTCTTTTTAAAAGAGCAAGGTGAAGAAGCTGAATTATGGAGAGGAAAAATAATTGCATATAAGAATTTATATGCTTTTTTAAGTCAAATAATACCTTATCAAGATTCCGATCTAGAAAAGCTATTTGTCTATTTAAGGCATTTATCCAATAAATTACCTAAAAGAAATACTGGCCCAAACTACAGCTTTGATGATACCATCCGATTAGAATATTATCGTTTACAAAAAATAAGTGAGGGTTCAATAAGTCTAAATATCGACAAGTACTATAAATTAGATGGTCCTACTGATGTAGCTTCAGGTATGGTACGTGAAGAACATGTTCCTTTTTCAAGAATTGTTGATGTAGTCAATACACGCTTTGGAACTGATTTTACACAAGCTGACCAATATTTCTTTGACCAAATTGTTGAATCAGCTATACAAAACGAAGACATTATAATAGCGGCACAAGCTAATCCCCAAGATAAATTTACCTTGATGTTTAAAAGTATACTTCAACAATTATTCATTGAACGCATTGATCAAAATGAAGATATTTTTGCTCGATATATGGAGGAGAAGGATTTTAATAAAACCGTGACCGAATTGTTAGCTAAAGAGGCATTTAATAAGATAAATAAATTATATAATGAATAA